From one Nematostella vectensis chromosome 7, jaNemVect1.1, whole genome shotgun sequence genomic stretch:
- the LOC125568277 gene encoding uncharacterized protein LOC125568277, with product MAANFLTPVFIAFLAILFNQKLHYSPNLTSGINGFGLNCILANSESILTGLEAFYSHNIRANKMNVGRSSSEHKHLLLCLLLLGGDIQLNPGPKLKFPCGSCNKPVKSNQKGIQCDNCNLWYHTRCCSINDDLYYTLTASSCTWLCVSCGFPSFSSSLFESSSIELQNSFSSLDSLHQDTQNISSSTIRSPETSPLDSSSRNSSNTRKQSKEKLTGMILNCNGLKGTDHITKFQALINLHDPDFILGTESKLCHDISTYSIFSQNYSVFRRDRNKFEGGVFQAIKSDLVCTEEPDFEVDNCEIIWTSLKLANRKSIYMSSYYRPPNQPSDAIDNLNESIRRVFNKVKNFPNIIIGGDFNLGDIEWNSSAPTPTNPATASLHQKFLQTIDDFSLSQHVKTTTRPSSGKTLDLLLTTYPNVIVNTSTASGLSDHLAVIFEVNLKPSRSLKPPHKVYQYKKANFPDLCKFMSDSSTTFFSTNPEKRTVEENWVLFKTSLSTGISQFIPQKSSRPKYKLPWINTNIKREMRKKDRMHKKAIKSKNQQHWEAFKRQRNLVSKLIKDSHNDYLNNIIGNSLKDNPKKFWSYYLHKNNYQHLFLEIHHIHQFQIFTFLLKESVSNYLN from the exons atggcggccaatTTCCTCACTCCTGTCTTTATAGCTTTTCTTGCAATTTTATTCAACCAAAAGTTGCACTATTCACCAAATTTGACTTCAGGGATAAATGGATTTGGTCTGAACTGCATCCTGGCGAACAGTGAGTCGATATTAACTGGTCTTGAAGCCTTTTACAGCCACAATATACGAGCAAATAAGATGAACGTCGGCCGAAGCTCAAGTGAACACAAACATCTCTTGCTTTGCTTACTTCTCTTAGGTGGCGATATTCAATTAAACCCGGGTCCCAAGTTGAAATTTCCATGTGGCTCTTGCAACAAACCAGTTAAAAGCAACCAAAAGGGTATTCAGTGTGACAATTGTAACTTATGGTATCACACAAGATGCTGTTccatcaatgatgatttatacTATACCCTCACAGCTTCGTCTTGTACGTGGTTATGTGTGTCTTGTGGCTTTCCAAGTTTCTCAAGCTCACTATTTGAATCATCCTCCATCGAGCTACAAAATTCATTTTCTTCATTAGACTCATTGCATCAAGATACACAGAATATTAGTAGCTCTACTATTAGATCACCTGAAACTAGCCCGCTCGACTCCAGCTCAAGAAATTCAAGTAATACAAGAAAGCAGTCAAAGGAAAAACTAACTGGCATGATTCTTAATTGTAACGGTCTTAAGGGAACTGATCATATTACTAAATTCCAAGCTCTCATAAACTTACATGATCCTGACTTTATCCTTGGAACTGAATCGAAGCTGTGCCATGATATTTCAACTTACTCCATCTTCTCTCAGAACTATTCAGTTTTTCGAAGGGACAGAAATAAATTTGAAGGCGGTGTCTTTCAAGCCATAAAATCAGATCTAGTTTGTACCGAAGAGCCAGATTTTGAAGTTGATAACTGTGAAATCATTTGGACCTCCCTCAAGCTAGCAAACCGTAAATCAATATATATGTCATCTTATTATAGGCCACCAAACCAACCTTCTGATGCTATCGATAATCTGAATGAATCTATAAGACGAGTCTTCAACAAAGTTAAAAATTTCCCAAACATCATAATTGGAGGAGATTTTAATCTTGGAGACATTGAATGGAACTCAAGTGCCCCAACTCCAACAAATCCAGCTACAGCTTCCTTACATCAAAAGTTCCTTCAAACCATTGATGATTTTTCTCTCTCGCAACATGTCAAAACTACCACAAGACCATCATCTGGTAAGACTTTGGACCTGTTATTAACTACCTACCCGAATGTTATTGTTAATACCTCTACTGCTTCTGGCTTAAGTGATCATCTTGCTGTCATCTTTGAGGTTAACTTAAAGCCTTCTAGATCACTAAAACCTCCTCACAAGGTTTATCAATACAAGAAAGCCAACTTTCCTGATCTGTGTAAATTTATGTCAGACTCATCAACTACATTCTTCTCGACAAATCCAGAAAAGAGAACAGTTGAAGAAAACTGGGTCCTGTTTAAAACCTCATTGTCTACTGGGATATCTCAGTTTATTCCACAAAAATCTTCACGCCCAAAATATAAATTACCATGGATTAATACCAACATCAAAAGAGAAATGCGCAAGAAAGATCGTATGCATAAAAAAGCCATTAAGTCCAAAAATCAACAACACTGGGAGGCTTTCAAGCGTCAGCGTAATCTGGTTTCAAAGCTCATCAAAGACTCCCATAATGATTATCTTAATAACATCATAGGCAATAGCTTAAAAGATAATCCCAAAAAGTTTTGGTCTTAT TATTTACACAAGAACAACTACCAACACCTGTTCTTGGAAATTCACCATATTCATCAATTCCAGATCTTCACATTTCTGCTGAAGGAGTCTGTAAGCAATTATCTGAATTAA